One Anolis carolinensis isolate JA03-04 unplaced genomic scaffold, rAnoCar3.1.pri scaffold_13, whole genome shotgun sequence genomic window, ctaaccagaTATATTTTTATGgaggcatgtctttgtccttggcagttcaaagacaaggttcttcagtttaacagctgagttacctgtgtgccattacatgaatggtTATGaacatcacttgttcaaagggttgacttctaacaaggtcatgcttttcttgactagtgattttcaaaaggtggtctccacatgttcatggagattcacatttgccaaactgatatgacatcattttttcccttttcaataagattatgattgccatttatttccaaagagatatttgcccagagactgggtgcagttatttccagtaGAAAGAGGTAGGGAAGGTTCCCATCCATTCCTCTCTGTAATTGTTTTCTCTGATGTCAGAAGTCAGTCATTCGGGAAGGTATTGCACGGATTGTGTGTCTTTGTGCACATCTTGGAGAGGCTCGAGAACCATTTGATCCATGTCATTGCATTCTTTGCTTGTTTAAAATTTCTCCTGGTAAACAAGGCATTTGAAGAGGCCTCTAATGAATCCCGGTTTTGGAGGAGACTGAAGAGCCCTTAACCGTCACCTGGACAAAACAATCACCCCACGGAGAGGCCCAGAGAACAAAGAGCCGATAAGGCTCTTGTTGCAGGAACTTAAAACACTCTTAACCTCTCTTCGGGAATCCTTGGTCCTCTCCACAAGGATGAGATAGACAAAGACTTTGCACCACGGACATGGGAAAGTGcctgacttttaaaaattgtaaacaGTTGGAGCCGTTTGAGAGCGGGTTTtgattatttcccttttattagcTGCAAGGAGGTTTGGCAGAAACTCTGCAGAACCCATAAATACATATCTGCCGACATATGGCTTTGCATTCACCAAATCAGTTCCTTTGCATCGTTTGTTTCCCAAATGTCTTGTCATAGGGTTTTATTGTCTGCATGTTTATGGGTGGGCAGGTTCGGGAAACTTGGGGTCTCAGACAATAGGAATATGGAGAGCTTgggaaaaaatagtttttttggactacaattcccaaaacccTGCAGCCATCAGGACCAAAGGCTTTGTTGGCTGGGCAGTTTTAGGACTTCACAATCCCCAAAAGGCAACTTTCCCAAACTTTCAGCATCTGTAAAAGGACACGCCGAATTacatccatcagtgtgcccactGCCCTTTACATTCAAACACACACGCAAACACATTGGATACTCAATCAATATTCGCCAGGTTTATTTGTATCTGGGCTCCCCTTAGTTGGTTTGAACCCAAAAAAGACATCTTAAATATTTTCCCTTTCTCCTCCGCAAAGAGTACATTTCTCCTCTCCTGGCCAGATATATAAATTAGAAAGAAGAGGAGACCCAGGAGCCGCTTCCCTCGGACTGTAAGTACTGCAGCACACGATGGATTTCGGGGGGCCGGGTCTATGCCTGCGCATAGGCGCACTTGGCCCACTTCCCCTCAAAGCCTTTCCAATGTGCAAAGAGTCATAGAATTTGCTATGAACTTCTTCTGAAGTGCTTTGCCTCCTTGGACTGCACAGAAAACTAGAGGGATGGCTGcctttcatagagttggaagggaccctcaaagccatccagtccaaccccttccttgCCACACAATTCAAgacctccccacagatggccatctagcctctgcttggaaatgccaagggccatccaatccaactcccttctgGCCAGGCAGGATGACACAATCCGAGCCCTCCTGAGAGGCGGCCATTCAGTCTGCGCTTGGAAGCCATAAGGgccaggaaggaagacacaatccaagccctccgcTTGGAAACCTTCAGAGACGGGGCATTTCAATCCCACCCGAAATCCTGCCCCGTCATTTGATAGAACTTCAGGTTGAAAGGTCTGTAGAAGTCCTGGAGGCGCTGGATGACTTGGGGGTCGATCTTGGGGTGCGGCCGCCCCTTGGATTTCCCCAGGCACCGGGGCCTGCCGCCACCGCCTTCGGGCTTCTTCAAGCAGGGGAAGCCCTTGGTCTGGTTGAAGTAGAAGTGCTTGTCCGTCACCAGGCGCCGGAGGCCCAGGAAGTCTTGGACGCGGCCCACTTCCCTGGCCGGGTCGCTGACCAGCCGCTCGCCGCTGACAAAGAGGAAGCTGGAGACGGGGAAGTAGCGCAGCCAGTGCTCTAAGTGCTTGGCATAGATCCCAATGCGCAGAGCACTCCAGGAGGTGTCGATAAGGCCCGTGCTCAGGTTCTTGAAGGCCAGCGCCTGGAAGCCGGGGAGACCCGGGCTCTTGGAGAGCGTCTGCGTGTAGTCCGAGATGGCCCGCGTGACCGGGTTGCGCACCACCACAATCAGCTTGGTGTCCCTGGACATGTTGTAGATGCGCCGAGGGGCCTCCTTGGTCACAAAGTAGCTGGGAGTCTTCTCCATGGTGATCTGGCCCTCCGAGGTCCTGGGCATCAGGTTTCTGCAAAGGGGCAGAAAGGGCACCGGTGAGACTCTTTGAGACTCTTTATTCCACTttgaataatctatatatataaaagggtaatgaaatttgggcctagaagtaaacaacaaaactaaacgtcccagaaacacgaaacttgacaacagaaCCCAGCGGCCTTACCGCTAGGTTGCTACCATGAAACCGAACATCTCCAACTGAATCGGGACCTAAAAAAGCCCCAAAACCAGGAAAAACTAACAGCGCATGCGCCAAACACGAACCGGCGTGTGCCcaacaccccccacccccacccctcaaTCATGACTAATAACACCATTCAAAACTCCCACACGGAGACTACTCATTGTATTCcatctcaccaaacaaggattcacataagaacaaaccagacaggctttgaagttccaaggctattcactactattccacctgaccaacaaatgattctgaaaagccacagcaacgcgtggccgggcaaagctagtctatatatatataaaaaagtagaatcatagaatcatagaatagtagagttggaagagacctcatgggccatccagtccaaccccctgccaagaagcaggaaatcgcattcaaagcacccccgacagatggccatccagcctctgtttaaaagcctccaaagaaggagcctccaccacagcccaggggagagagttccactgccgaacagcccttctcacagtgaggaagttcttcctgatgttcaggtggaatctcctttcctgtagtttgaagccattgttccgtgtcctagtctgcagggcagcagaaaacaatgtaATGGAATTTGGGcctagaagtaaacaacaaaactaaacaccccagaaacttggcaacacaacccaccgtccttgcccctaggttccgacaataaaaagaaaagaataataaagtcctaattagagggagatgaatgattgtttttatccaattgctgccagttagaaggctaagctctgcccacttggtctcctagcaacccactcagcccagggcctcttcaaccaggcttcttccacattgcctataaatacagattatctgatttgaactggattatatggcagtgtagactcaaagcccttccacacagctatataacccatttataatcttatattatctgctttgaactggattatcttgactccacactgccatataatccacttcagtgtgcattttatacagctgtgcagaaggggcctcatattattcagttctaagcagataatataggattataaatataatatgtaataattactgtggtataataatacaggacaatataatctctaaaatcaggacagtaaataaagaacaacactctgaaaacagggaaattccagacagaaaacaatcagggccagctaacacctcccaacaaaggattcccctaggaatCCCACTTAGgacgacgccacagcaacgcgtggccgggaaaagctagtagtaataataatagtattttttcatatcaggagtgacttgagaaactgcaagtcgcttctggtgtgaggcaattggccatctgcaaggacgttgtccaggggacgtccagatgttttaccatcctgtgggagacttctctcatgtccatgcatgggaagctggagctgacagatgggagctcaccctgctccccagattcgaacctccaacctttcggtctgcagtcctgccagcacaagggtttaactcattgcaccccCAAGAGCTTCatagcaataacaacagcaataataatagcaaaaatagtgataatagtgataatagcactaactgtattattaatagtaataacaacactatgtaacatggttGCATGATataacagtagtaataataacaacaataactgtaataataacggcactaataataactttacagtgttccctcactacttcgcggttcacttttcgcggatacgctgtttcgcggtttttcaataaactctaaatcatgaaaaaaattacaatttacagcctaaggaagggaggaaggagaagttaaagggagagaaaatgtgcccaagtggcaacgggaggagaaggaggctatttatcaatacaaaattggttgataaagacttaaaatagtgtataactactaaaataatgtataaatattaaaataaatatattgcccctcctttgtggattttcacttattgcgggtggtcctggaacctaaccccagcgataagtgagggaacactgtatattttaTCCACCGCTCCTTGTggctcaaaactttaaaaaaatacccatgatatttaattctaatgtttatatattcgtagattttaaattgcaccgaaatgatttttaaagtaagtggctttgagtctccttgtggagaaaaagtgaggtataaataaacatgacaacaacaacaacaataataataataatggagaggaATTTGGGTCCCTGATCAATGTGCAATAGCTTTTCAATAGCTAACATTGAAATAGCTATACAACAGATGTGCAATACCAAGCAATAGCTTTATGTGCAGTACCATGAAATAGCTCATACCAGGATATGCAATAACATTTCCATAGCCATTTTGAGAGAGattctagagcagtgatggccaacttatgacacacgtgtcagcactgacacgcctagccatttttgctgacacgctgccgcatgcagattcattggatgactatgtcttttgtgaccaaattcggtgtgatttggtccagtggtcttgttgtttacttcatgagaattatgcacattgcatttatatatagagagagagattatcattatatcattctattattattgtagtatattatcatattattatattattatattattattcattactcatgactacattgaaactagaatagagagaaatcagtgtggaaactgcaagaggtaccatcgattgttgtacatggaaataatggtagtaaatagtttttgatttattaaatacagttaaataacaaaaatgtataatctatatatataaaagggtaatgaaattttggcctaggacaaaacaacaaaactacacatcccagaaacactaaacttggcagcacaacccctcatccatgcctctacgttcatacaacaaaaagaaaagaaaaatgaagtcctaattagagggagaggaataattgctttcatccaattgctgccagttaaaaggctaagctctgcccacttggtctcctagcaacccactcagcccaagggacaggcagagttaggcctcacttaggcctcttccacactacctataaaatacagattatcacatttgaactggattatatggcagtgtagactcaaggcccttccacacagctatatgacccatttataatcttatattatctgctttgaactggattatcttgactccacactgccatataatctatttcagtgtgcattttatacagctgtgtagaaggggcctcatagaaggaggcttaatgtcaggggaaaacctttaccctttaccttaactaccaccaatataaatgctgtaaaataaatactttatttcccataccaccatacttcgccacagcaacgcgtggccgggcactgctagttgtaatatataagcTATACATAGTGcgaaattatggtgttttttttttctcaaagtgacacaccacccaagtcatgctaggtttttttggtgaattttgacacaccaagcgcaaaaggttgcccatcattgctctagatcaggggtcctcaaactttttaagccaagggccggtccacaatccttcagaccgttgaggggccggattatcatttgaaaaaaaaacaaaaacaaattctgatgcacactgcacatgtgttatttgtagtgcaaaaacaacaacaacaacaaaagaacaatacaatatttaaaaataaaaacaattttaaccaacatacgtttatcaggatttcaatgggaagtgtggtcctgcttctggccactgagagtcaagttaattaggattgttgttgttgttgtgtgccttcaaggcatttcagactttgggcgagcctaagtttaaaatttatttatttatttactgcatttatttactacatttgtatcacacccttctcaccccaaaggggactcagagtggcttacacattatatgtacatacaatagattatattattagcaaagcacaatattagcattatatattactatattgaactataccactatactataatattattagtaatattatatgtaatatagaatatataattaatattattatatggtattattattagtgttatattgtattacattataatattatatgtatatacaatataattatattataaaactgagggcaggagccaggtaaatgacctcggagggccgcatccggcccccgggccttagtttggagacccctgctctagaggaagATGGGTTGGCTGTAGGGAACTGGGATGAGAAACAACCTCACTTCTCTTCTCAATCGGCAAGTCATATCTCGGGGAGGTTGGCGGCCTCAGATTTCATTACGAGTCAGGATCGATTGCGCATCAGGGGCCTTCATTAGGGCCAACGTGGCGCACTGTTCTGCCTATAATGACCTCTAATGGCTCTTTCCAGGAGCAGGTGCCACGGAGGGAGAGCAACAGACCTCCGCCGCCTTCTCTCTCGCTCCCTTCTTCCCGAGGCGCCCATTGAGATCAAATGGTGTCTTCGACCAGCCACCCCTCGAGGGGACGATTGATCCACAGCAGCAAGACGATGGCGGAATTGGGGAAAAGACTGGACATTTCAATCCAAACAGAATAATGTCAATGGATTCATCAGGTCCAGGATGTTTTCCTGTTTTATACATGTCTTGGCAGCCGAATTaatgcaccactttaactgccacatccAGTATTTTGGTGGGGTCTGTTCTAGCTGAGACCGATTTTGTGACTCATtgggtttgcaaggccttttggATTCCTTGCAAAGCCACAACTGCGTTCGCCTtcttttgctgcagcatcacacttctGGCTCGCACTTATGATCCAGTCTCCTTTTTGCATGTGGCCGGGCtgaggcgcaggctggtgagagcctactgcaataaatcactctgcccatgaggtcatgagttcgaggccagctcgtggcggggtgtaaggtaaaaggtaaaggtttcccctgacgttaagtccagtcgtgtccgactctggggttggtgctcatctccatttctaagccgaagagccagcgttgtctgtagacacagtggtcatgtggccactggcatgtctgcatggagtgccgttaccttcctgccggagccgttcctattgatctactcacattcgcatgttttcgaactgctaggttggcaggagctggggctaacagcgggcgctcattccgctcccgggatttgaacctgggacctttcggtctgcaagttcagcagctcagcgctttaacacactgcgccaccaccaggggcccgtggcggggtgaacacccgtcaattaaaaaataaaaaatagcccctgctcgttgctgacctagcaacccaaaagatagttgcatctatcaagtaggaaataaggtaccacttataaagtggggaggcaaatttaactaatttacgatgttggaatgaggaagtgaggaagtgccgtcacagtggatgatgaagcagctgctcccccgtggccagaatcgaacatcccctcaggagaaggttaaattgcctctgcgtctgtctctgttctatgtgtatttgggcattgaatgttttccctatatgtatataatgtgatccgccctgagtcctcttcgggtgagaagggcggaatataaatactgtaaataaataaataaataaataaatactttggaACCACAGATCTCCCATCCTTTAactcagtcatgggcaaactttggccctccaggtgtttaggattacaactcccaccattcctaacagccgggaggctgtgttgtcaaaggctttcatggccggaatcactgggttgctgcgagtaatacattattattattattattattattgacacaaagacatagatgACACAgcgaatgagatatatatgctggatttcgtatcacaaaatcacaagtcaaacacttcccaagtgtttaggactgtgtgatgtatattattgttgttgttgttgttgttattattgacacaaagacacagttttgaggagtttctgatttttgacttcaatcaaagcaggttcttcactttgcttgacatattctgccagggcatgttcttcttctttaactgcttgttttacttgtaagagtcctctgccccctgatcttctaggcagatatagccggtcaacatcactgtgagggtgcagtgaatgatgtatggtcatgagttttcttgttttctgtccaaattgtccagttccatctgtgtccagtttataataccAGCAGTATATcatatgacaggtatggcccaggtgtttatggccttgatggtgttgcctccattgagcttgcttttgagaatttttctgaccctttgtgtgtattctttactgaccacagtcttcacatgttcatgcttgatgttgtccagctgtagtatgcccaggtatttataggcctctggctggtgacactttattgtttggccattaggcatatttatgccctcactttcagtgatttctcccttcttcaatgccactgtcgaacatttgtccaaaccaaactccatgctgatatcagtgctaaaaattcggacagtgttagtcagagactggatttcagtttccgtttttccatacagcttcaggtcatccatgtacatcagatgtgaaattttgtgagaattcttagatgtttgatagctgagatttgttttttgtaagattgttgacagagggatcatggcaataatgaaaagcagaggggacaatgagtctctctggaaaattcctctcctgatgttaataataataataataataataataataataataataataattattattattattattattattattattattattattattaatgtatttgatTTTTGTGGCCCTGACTCTTGCACATGAAACTTTTATTTGTTGCAGATTTTCTAAATGCaggtttctgttttttaaaacaacaaaaacaccacCACCAAGGCAGATTAACTTCTGCCTCTCCATCCCCTCAATTCACACGGTCAGCCTCCATAAAGGCATTTTCAATGAGGTCCGGAGGCGGCTGCTGCCTTTTTCAAAAGGCGGAGGCGTGACAGGCAAAACTCCCCCCGAAAGGCAGATTAAAGGGGACAGACCCTTTCTTGTCCCAAAATGTAAAACAGGCTGGAAAATATTATCAAGGGATCCCGGGTGGAGAGATGGGCGTCAATTTATCCCCTGGTCCCTGGAAAGGCCAAAGCTGGCGGATCTGCATTTCCATTGTTCTCTATCTGCATTTGTCAAATAAAAGGAACAAGGCACCTTTTGTGGGAGAGGGAAGGGAGCCCTCTCCAAAGGACGAGAGCGGAGCTCAAATGTTCTTTTCCAGGCAGAGGGTTTTGTTGCACTAAAAACACCGGTGCCTCCTTTTCTTTCAATGGGTTCGGTGTTCAGACTGAACTTTAAAAGGAACTTTCCTATAGAGGTTGCACTCTATTCTCCCAATGAAGGTTTCCTTAGTGTGGATGCCATATGATGCAATTTGGAACGCAATATAGAGATCCCTCCATAGtctaaggcagagctttccaaacatttccaaacttgtgccggctgaactgccgacctgtaggttgggttgctgacctgaaggttgggggtTCAAATAtgtgaaatggggtgagctcccctctgtcagctctgttggaggttgtagatgtaaataaatagaagctttaccacagtttctgaaccaaaatactgtatatactcaagtataagcctagtatttcagtcctttttttaagactgaaaaagcccccctcagcttatacacggatgagggtcctggttggcttatatttgggtcagcttatactcgagaatatatggtacatttattatctttctttattattattggtattattatatttattatttttctctattatttttgctactattacagtagagtctcacttatttaaacgggccggcagaaccttggataagcgaatagcttggataataaggagggattaaggaaaagcctattaaacatcaaattaggctatgattttacaaattaagcaccaaaacatcatgttttacaacaaatttgacagaaaaagcagttcaatactcagtaatgttatgttgtaattactgtatttacgaatttagcaccaaaatatcacgatatattgaaaacattgactacaaaaatggcttggataatccagaaacttggataagtgaggcttggataagtgagactctactgtacatttattttactctattttattattattaataatacatttattatttcactctgatattattattgcatttattattttactctatttattattacatgtattattttcctgtatttattattattattattacatttattattttactctattattattaaaaggatacataagcacatttacattgaagaagatgagaataatgattggatcagagttggacaatcttatcttaaatttaagctttatgtaagtattcaaaaacatttaacctactgatgcctcaattaatttaatttattggtatctatttttatttctgaaatttaccacctttggcttataccagaataaatgttttcccagtttttttgtggtaaaatttcgTGCCTCGggttatattcaggtcggcttatactcgagtatatacgggataccctgcagtgtaataaaatGTTGCTTGGGCTTATGTagcaagtaacagtaacttttactttagttcaaaagatcaaacaaacaatatatatagcagtctttttgaactgctatggagAAGAgtgggaataaacagtccttttaaacagtctttaaaaatGCCTCAATTGTCTcagaaataatcaggcttcagagaggtGACAGCCATTTCGTGCCTAGCTGTTCCCAGTCAGTgctctcttcactctctgaggCGAAAGTGACAGTTAAACCGTTTTTGTGAGCAGCAAGCcagagccaatcagaattctggcccCTGGcacgctcagccaatcagctgccgaCACATTCCTTTCTAGTCAACCCATTGCATCAtgagcttgtggggacatgagaggagcctcccagcaggatggtaacgcaTCTGgccatcccctgagcaacgtctctgtggaccagtggttccaaacctttttggccctccaaatattttggacttcaattcccagaaatcccagccaacttactagctgttaggaagtgtgggaactgaagtccaaaacaccagaggcccacgggttgggaaccactggtgtagacagccaattctctcacactagaagcgacttgcagtatgttctaaagtcgcttctgacatgataaaaaaaaacaaaaacaaacactggTGACACACCATTTTGAGACATACataatcttggatgctaagcagggtcagcccaggTTAGAATGTGGAGGGgaacgctgccatataatgcgatTTGGAATTCATTATACAGATTCAGCTATAGTCTAAGGCAGAACTTTCCATGTTGATGACACACCATTttcagacatgcatcattttggatgctaagcagggtcaaccctggttagaaactggatgggagaccgccaatggATCTCAGtgttttggaggaaggaactggtaaaaaccCCTCTGAGGGccgttccagacaggccctataacccaggatctgatcccaggttttctgctttaaactggattatatgagtccacactggcagataatctgggataaatagaaaacctgggagcagatcctgggacatttggcttgtctggaagggccattagtattaattcatttttgtatgaattttataggttgtacaccgctttgaatccTACCCATGGGAGAAAAACGGGATATacttgaattaataataataataataataataataataacaataataataacaactttatttttataccccgcctccatctccccgcagggacttggggcacctaacatggggcaaagcccaaatgaccacaataaaacaggataaaatacatacaaaacaaaaaaagcaccataataatgatgataataataatagtaatagtagtagtagtaataataataataataataataataataataataataataataataactgcaaaaggccaccttactgggatctgaacgtatcatccgaaaatacatcacacagtcctagacacttgggaagtgttcgacttgtgattttgtgatacgaaatccagcatatctatcttgtttgctgtgtcatacaataataataataataataataataataataataataataataataataatacaaacaaatacaaatcatagaatcatagaatcgtagagttggaagagacctcatgggccatccagtccaaccccctgccaagaagcaggaaatcgcattcatagcacccccgacagatggccatccagcctctacttaaacgtctccaaagaaggagcctccaccacggcccgggggttgaataataataataatgtcttccttgcttaagaaaatccctacaaaattcatggggtttccaTATATTGACTTCACGGCACACGTAACTGGGAGCAGGGCAGAATATTTCCCATTATCTGTTGAAATCTGAATTTAATTAGCAGGAAATAACTtccaaaacagaaacagaaggaaAGCCATTACGTGGGGGCTAAGTGCCTCTCCAGTCTTATCCTTCGCTAATAGTTAATTAAGGTTTTTTTAATGAGTGGAAAATACTCATAGGGCCCTTAGTGGCTGCTAGATAACGGGAATTTGGAATGTGCTTC contains:
- the hs3st6 gene encoding heparan sulfate glucosamine 3-O-sulfotransferase 6 encodes the protein MLGFLVGYVVFCLPGSASGVSARGAAGLRLPCPLPPLPRAAPALLPERPFLLVPPEDEEEEEEEEGGEEGERGAPAAPRRRFPQALIVGVKKGGTRALLEFLRAHPDVRALGAEPHFFDRGYAKGLAWYRNLMPRTSEGQITMEKTPSYFVTKEAPRRIYNMSRDTKLIVVVRNPVTRAISDYTQTLSKSPGLPGFQALAFKNLSTGLIDTSWSALRIGIYAKHLEHWLRYFPVSSFLFVSGERLVSDPAREVGRVQDFLGLRRLVTDKHFYFNQTKGFPCLKKPEGGGGRPRCLGKSKGRPHPKIDPQVIQRLQDFYRPFNLKFYQMTGQDFGWD